One genomic region from Sphingomonas paeninsulae encodes:
- the smpB gene encoding SsrA-binding protein SmpB gives MARPRHPEFDKVKTVAENRRARYDYAIESTVEAGIMLTGTEVKSLRFGEGSIAESYAEVKNDTVWLVNSTIPEFSHGNRENHEPKRPRKLLLHEREITKLYNAVSRKGMTLVPLSIYFNSRGRAKIELALAKGRQHQDKREYEKEKDWKRDAARILRDKG, from the coding sequence ATGGCACGACCACGGCACCCCGAATTCGACAAGGTAAAGACCGTCGCCGAGAACCGACGCGCGCGGTACGACTATGCCATCGAAAGCACGGTCGAGGCGGGCATCATGCTGACTGGCACAGAGGTGAAATCGCTGCGCTTTGGCGAGGGGTCAATTGCCGAAAGCTATGCCGAGGTGAAGAATGACACGGTGTGGCTGGTCAATTCCACTATCCCCGAATTCAGCCACGGCAACCGTGAAAACCACGAACCCAAACGCCCGCGCAAACTGCTGTTGCATGAGCGTGAGATCACAAAGCTGTACAACGCCGTGTCGCGTAAGGGCATGACACTGGTTCCGCTCTCTATCTATTTCAACAGCCGGGGCCGCGCAAAGATCGAACTGGCGCTGGCGAAGGGGCGCCAGCATCAGGACAAGCGCGAATACGAAAAGGAAAAGGACTGGAAACGCGACGCTGCGCGCATCCTTCGGGACAAGGGCTGA
- a CDS encoding DUF2062 domain-containing protein produces MKPDLWHFNRRSVPRAVALGLFVAPIIPVAHTVVAALLALPARANIVIALMMTLVINPLTIPPFYYAAFHVGRILLRLDKAAPGAVVLPPVHTANHWVAWVLHVTGPAALGTLVLATITSAAGYFVSGWIWRFRIARKWRHRHGRPHG; encoded by the coding sequence TTGAAACCCGATCTGTGGCACTTCAACCGTCGTTCCGTGCCGCGCGCGGTGGCGTTGGGGTTGTTCGTAGCGCCGATTATTCCGGTGGCCCACACCGTCGTCGCGGCGTTGCTTGCCCTGCCGGCCCGCGCGAATATCGTGATCGCGCTGATGATGACGCTGGTCATCAACCCGCTGACCATCCCGCCATTTTATTACGCCGCTTTCCACGTCGGGCGGATTTTGTTGCGATTGGACAAGGCAGCGCCGGGGGCGGTTGTCCTGCCACCGGTTCATACAGCCAACCACTGGGTGGCATGGGTCCTCCACGTCACCGGTCCCGCAGCGCTCGGCACACTCGTCCTGGCGACCATTACATCGGCAGCGGGATATTTTGTTTCCGGCTGGATCTGGCGATTCCGCATCGCACGCAAATGGCGACACCGACACGGACGCCCGCATGGCTGA
- the recA gene encoding recombinase RecA, protein MAAQLKVIGSDMASKTDKAEKAESSDRARALEAALAQIDRAFGKGSAMKLGSREKMEIEAVSTGSLGLDIALGIGGLPRGRVIEIFGPESSGKTTLALHAIAEAQKIGGTAAFIDAEHALDPSYAKKLGVNIDELIVSQPDTGEQALEICDTLVRSNAVDVLVIDSVAALVPRAEIEGEMGDSHVGLQARLMSQALRKITGSISRSRCTVIFINQIRMKIGVMYGSPETTTGGNALKFYASVRLDIRRTGQIKERDDIVGNTTRVKVVKNKVAPPFKQVEFDIMYGEGISKTGEILDLGVKAGIVEKSGSWFSYDSIRIGQGRENSKTYLKDNPEVADRLEKAIRQRTDKVAEELMVGPSEDDDSE, encoded by the coding sequence ATGGCAGCTCAGTTGAAAGTCATCGGCAGCGATATGGCATCCAAGACAGATAAAGCAGAAAAAGCAGAATCCAGCGACCGGGCACGCGCTCTGGAAGCAGCGCTCGCGCAGATAGATCGTGCGTTCGGCAAAGGCTCGGCAATGAAGCTGGGCAGCCGCGAGAAGATGGAGATCGAGGCGGTTTCGACCGGCTCGCTCGGGCTGGATATTGCGCTCGGTATCGGCGGACTTCCGCGCGGTCGGGTGATCGAGATTTTCGGACCTGAATCGTCGGGTAAGACGACACTGGCCTTGCACGCGATTGCCGAAGCTCAGAAAATCGGTGGCACGGCGGCGTTTATCGACGCCGAACACGCGCTCGACCCGAGCTATGCGAAGAAACTGGGCGTGAACATCGACGAACTGATCGTTTCGCAGCCAGATACCGGTGAGCAGGCGCTCGAGATTTGCGACACTTTGGTCCGTTCCAATGCAGTCGATGTTCTGGTGATCGATTCGGTCGCAGCACTCGTGCCGCGCGCTGAAATCGAAGGAGAGATGGGCGACAGTCACGTCGGCCTGCAGGCACGTCTGATGAGCCAGGCGCTGCGCAAGATCACCGGGTCGATCAGCCGCTCACGCTGCACGGTTATCTTCATCAATCAGATTCGCATGAAGATCGGTGTAATGTACGGTTCGCCCGAAACGACGACGGGCGGCAACGCGCTGAAATTCTATGCCAGCGTCCGTCTCGACATTCGCCGCACCGGCCAGATCAAGGAACGCGACGATATCGTCGGCAACACGACTCGCGTGAAGGTCGTGAAGAACAAGGTCGCGCCACCGTTCAAGCAGGTCGAATTCGACATCATGTACGGCGAAGGCATTTCAAAGACCGGCGAAATCCTCGACCTCGGCGTGAAGGCCGGGATCGTTGAGAAATCGGGTTCGTGGTTCAGCTATGATTCGATTCGCATCGGTCAGGGTCGCGAAAATTCGAAGACTTATCTGAAGGACAATCCGGAAGTTGCCGACCGGCTTGAAAAGGCCATCCGCCAGCGCACGGACAAGGTTGCCGAGGAGCTGATGGTCGGCCCCAGCGAAGACGATGATTCGGAATGA
- a CDS encoding VOC family protein: MKIGLPNYVELPAADIAAAKTFYADVFGWGLVDYGPSYACTTTGTVDVGLQGDPDEASKAPLPVLPVTDIDAALAAVIKAGGQIVRPIFAFPGGRRFQFLDPNGNELAIMQADD; encoded by the coding sequence ATGAAAATCGGTCTGCCTAATTACGTCGAGCTACCGGCGGCCGATATAGCCGCCGCCAAGACGTTTTATGCAGACGTATTTGGCTGGGGCCTTGTTGATTATGGTCCCAGCTATGCTTGCACGACGACCGGAACAGTCGATGTCGGACTTCAGGGTGACCCCGACGAAGCATCCAAGGCTCCGTTGCCGGTGTTGCCCGTAACTGACATCGACGCTGCGCTGGCTGCGGTAATCAAAGCAGGCGGCCAAATTGTTCGACCGATCTTCGCATTTCCGGGCGGCCGCCGTTTTCAGTTTCTCGATCCGAATGGCAATGAACTGGCGATCATGCAGGCCGATGATTGA
- a CDS encoding cation:proton antiporter has product MSNGIPSAAASDALVILGAAGLVIPAFARFRITPIIGFILVGILVGPHGLGALQPQFPWLYHLSITDPHAVEPFAELGIILLLFSIGLELSFRRLWSMRKRVVGFGATQLIISAILIAAVLLITGETTGAAAGLGIALALSSTALVLPIAGSTSAVGKLAFAMLLFEDLALVPIVFALGALGGSAAGFDGVLKLLLGGGLTVGAMLIAGPFVLPRLFAQAARTKTPELFLSASLLVVILASVATVAVGLSPIVGALVAGLLIAETDYAHEVESVVAPFRGLALGIFLITVGMSLDLVMVLQQWPALLAAIAGVVIIKAVVTTLALRIGGVRGGIATETGVLMASPSETTLIVLGAAATAGLIAADTAAFWQVVTAIGLTITPLLAWVGHEFARRTEWRDVPFASTDPVAEAGTIIIGYGRVGEMVAAMLDTHNLPWLALEADVDIVAAARREGKHVRFGDAGRDGVLESVGIENASALVMTMDDPVQAVRLARRLSQAHPDLKIVARARDPEHAGELYRAGCTDAVPETLESSLQLSEAVLVDLGVAMGPVIASIHEKRDELRAQIKASGHLDTLPRLGSLRAARSG; this is encoded by the coding sequence ATGAGCAATGGAATACCCTCAGCAGCAGCAAGCGACGCCCTTGTAATTCTCGGAGCGGCCGGGCTGGTTATTCCCGCCTTTGCCCGTTTCCGAATAACACCGATCATCGGATTCATTCTGGTCGGAATTTTGGTGGGTCCCCACGGACTTGGCGCGCTGCAGCCGCAATTTCCGTGGCTTTATCATCTTTCGATAACCGACCCCCATGCGGTCGAGCCATTTGCCGAACTTGGCATCATATTACTCTTGTTTTCCATAGGGTTGGAGCTGTCTTTTCGTAGGCTGTGGTCAATGCGAAAGCGTGTTGTAGGATTTGGCGCAACGCAACTTATCATTTCGGCCATCCTTATCGCAGCGGTGTTGTTGATAACCGGTGAAACAACCGGGGCAGCGGCAGGGCTCGGGATCGCGCTCGCCCTGTCATCGACCGCATTGGTGCTTCCGATTGCGGGATCGACCAGCGCCGTCGGCAAGCTTGCCTTTGCCATGTTGCTGTTCGAAGATCTTGCGCTGGTCCCAATCGTATTCGCGCTGGGGGCGTTGGGGGGCTCGGCCGCGGGGTTCGATGGCGTTCTGAAACTGTTGCTGGGTGGCGGCTTGACGGTTGGAGCGATGCTGATTGCTGGCCCATTCGTTCTCCCTCGCCTGTTTGCCCAGGCCGCGCGCACAAAAACGCCCGAATTGTTCCTGTCCGCCAGTTTGCTCGTCGTCATCCTCGCCAGCGTCGCGACAGTCGCGGTCGGCCTCTCGCCGATCGTCGGTGCGCTCGTCGCCGGACTGCTGATTGCCGAAACCGACTATGCCCATGAAGTCGAATCGGTTGTAGCCCCCTTCCGTGGCCTTGCCCTCGGAATATTCCTGATCACCGTCGGCATGAGCCTTGATCTGGTGATGGTATTGCAGCAATGGCCCGCCCTGTTGGCGGCGATCGCCGGGGTCGTAATCATCAAGGCTGTCGTTACTACGCTTGCACTACGCATTGGCGGTGTACGCGGTGGAATCGCGACCGAAACGGGTGTGTTGATGGCTAGCCCGTCTGAAACGACTTTGATCGTGCTCGGCGCGGCGGCAACTGCCGGGTTGATCGCGGCGGATACAGCCGCTTTCTGGCAGGTGGTTACCGCGATCGGCCTCACCATTACGCCTCTGCTGGCGTGGGTCGGCCATGAGTTCGCGCGCCGGACCGAATGGCGTGATGTGCCTTTTGCCAGCACCGACCCGGTCGCGGAGGCGGGCACGATTATCATCGGATATGGCCGCGTCGGTGAGATGGTTGCCGCTATGCTGGACACCCATAATCTGCCGTGGCTCGCTCTCGAGGCCGATGTCGATATCGTTGCGGCGGCTCGTCGTGAGGGAAAACATGTTAGGTTTGGTGATGCGGGGCGCGATGGCGTACTCGAAAGCGTTGGGATCGAAAACGCTTCCGCACTTGTGATGACCATGGACGATCCCGTGCAGGCAGTTCGTCTTGCGCGTCGCCTGAGCCAGGCGCATCCCGACTTGAAGATCGTTGCCCGTGCGCGCGACCCCGAACATGCGGGCGAACTGTATCGCGCGGGTTGCACCGATGCTGTGCCCGAAACCTTGGAAAGCTCGTTGCAGCTTTCCGAAGCCGTTCTCGTCGATCTGGGTGTCGCAATGGGGCCGGTCATCGCATCGATCCACGAGAAACGCGACGAACTCCGCGCGCAGATCAAGGCTTCGGGACACCTCGATACGCTGCCAAGGCTTGGCAGCCTGCGCGCGGCGCGTTCAGGCTGA
- a CDS encoding NADP-dependent isocitrate dehydrogenase produces MAKIKVKNPIVEIDGDEMTRIIWQWIRERLILPYLDIDLKYYDLAVENRDATDDRVTVESANATKQYGVAVKCATITPDEARVTEFNLKKMWKSPNGTIRNILGGCVFREPIVIKNVPRLIPGWTDPIVIGRHAFGDQYRATDFLVPGPGKLRLVFEGDDGTVIDEEVFQYPSAGVALAMYNLDDSIRDFARASMNYALGRGWPLYLSTKNTILKAYDGRFKDLFQEVFDAEFKTQFAEAKIVYEHRLIDDMVASALKWSGKFVWACKNYDGDVQSDQVAQGFGSLGLMTSVLLTPDGKTVEAEAAHGTVTRHYRMYQEGKATSTNPIASIFAWTGGLKYRGKFDDTPDVVKFAETLERACIYTVEQGGMTKDLAILIGPDQPWMTTEQFFEAIRQNLENAMNDWNK; encoded by the coding sequence ATGGCCAAGATTAAGGTAAAAAACCCAATCGTCGAAATCGACGGCGACGAGATGACCCGGATCATCTGGCAGTGGATTCGCGAACGGCTGATCTTGCCTTACCTTGATATCGACCTGAAATATTATGATCTTGCTGTCGAAAATCGCGATGCAACCGACGACCGCGTCACCGTGGAATCGGCCAACGCGACCAAACAATATGGTGTTGCCGTTAAGTGCGCCACGATCACCCCCGACGAAGCGCGCGTTACCGAATTCAACCTGAAAAAGATGTGGAAGTCGCCGAACGGCACGATTCGCAACATTCTCGGTGGCTGCGTTTTTCGCGAACCTATCGTAATCAAGAACGTCCCACGCCTGATTCCCGGTTGGACCGATCCTATCGTTATCGGTCGTCACGCATTCGGTGATCAGTATCGCGCGACCGATTTCCTCGTCCCCGGCCCCGGCAAATTGCGCCTCGTATTCGAAGGCGATGACGGCACGGTCATTGACGAGGAAGTGTTCCAGTATCCATCGGCAGGCGTCGCGCTCGCGATGTACAACCTGGACGATTCGATCCGCGACTTTGCCCGTGCCAGCATGAACTATGCGCTGGGACGTGGCTGGCCGCTGTACCTGTCGACCAAGAACACCATCCTGAAAGCCTATGATGGCCGCTTCAAGGATCTGTTTCAGGAAGTGTTCGACGCTGAATTCAAAACCCAGTTCGCTGAAGCCAAGATCGTTTACGAACATCGCCTGATCGACGACATGGTTGCGTCCGCGCTGAAATGGTCGGGCAAATTCGTTTGGGCCTGCAAGAACTATGACGGCGACGTGCAGTCGGATCAGGTCGCACAGGGCTTCGGCTCTCTCGGCCTGATGACTTCGGTCCTGCTGACGCCAGACGGCAAAACCGTTGAAGCCGAAGCCGCGCACGGTACCGTGACCCGCCATTATCGTATGTATCAAGAGGGCAAGGCGACCTCGACCAACCCGATCGCATCGATCTTCGCATGGACCGGCGGCCTGAAATATCGCGGCAAGTTCGACGACACGCCGGACGTGGTGAAGTTTGCTGAAACGCTCGAGCGTGCCTGCATCTACACTGTCGAACAGGGTGGCATGACCAAGGATCTCGCCATTCTGATCGGCCCGGATCAGCCGTGGATGACGACCGAGCAGTTCTTCGAGGCCATCCGCCAGAACCTCGAAAACGCAATGAACGACTGGAATAAGTAA
- a CDS encoding phosphatidylserine decarboxylase: MASQIPGSPGSTPPSSAPNSSQVANGVKWRFPPVHPEGRKFAAIAAGITFIAFIWIHWLTWPLIIVTAWVAAFFRDPVRSVPQGDDLIVAPADGLITLIETVPVPRELSGEGGLGDLPVTRVSIFMSVFDVHINRTPISGTVTRVVYIAGKFLNADLDKASEENERQHLLVERRDGVRIGFTQIAGLVARRIMPFVKPGDMVAAGQRIGLIRFGSRVDVFLPAGTAPRVALGQRSVAGETVLAVIGNPNPASGISQ; this comes from the coding sequence ATGGCATCACAAATTCCCGGCTCGCCCGGCTCGACACCCCCAAGTTCTGCTCCCAATTCGAGCCAGGTCGCAAATGGCGTGAAATGGCGATTTCCGCCGGTACACCCCGAAGGTCGCAAATTTGCTGCCATCGCCGCAGGCATAACGTTTATCGCTTTCATCTGGATTCACTGGCTGACCTGGCCGTTGATAATCGTGACAGCATGGGTTGCTGCATTTTTTCGCGATCCGGTGCGGTCTGTACCCCAGGGCGATGATCTGATCGTCGCACCTGCAGACGGCCTGATCACCTTGATTGAGACGGTTCCGGTTCCACGCGAGTTGAGTGGAGAAGGCGGGCTGGGCGATCTGCCCGTAACCCGTGTCTCGATTTTCATGAGCGTGTTCGACGTTCATATCAATCGCACCCCGATCTCAGGCACCGTTACGCGCGTCGTTTATATTGCGGGCAAGTTTCTCAACGCCGATCTCGACAAAGCCAGTGAAGAGAATGAACGCCAGCACCTGTTGGTCGAGCGTCGTGATGGTGTGCGGATCGGATTTACGCAGATCGCGGGGCTGGTTGCCCGCCGCATCATGCCATTCGTAAAGCCGGGTGACATGGTTGCCGCTGGTCAGCGTATCGGACTTATCCGCTTCGGCAGCCGCGTCGATGTGTTCCTGCCCGCTGGCACAGCACCCCGCGTGGCTTTGGGTCAGCGCAGCGTTGCGGGAGAAACCGTCCTCGCGGTGATCGGCAACCCGAATCCGGCCAGCGGCATCAGCCAGTGA
- a CDS encoding CDP-alcohol phosphatidyltransferase family protein, giving the protein MKSTAPVGARRGIPLRAVAPNAVTALALCSGLTAVRFAIAGEWERALAAIIIAGVLDGLDGRIARLLKGESRFGAELDSLSDVIAFGVAPALVTFLWSLNAVPRYGWIFSLAYTVCAALRLARFNAAIDTADQPHKSAGFLTGIPAPAAAGLALLPIYLWLVTESHWFREPYVAGPWLAFVAFLMISNLATFSWGSLRLRRRIRLEALAGIAILFGALLSAPWPTLTLVCVVYLALIPMGMRSYAKIKRLRATAAMQQQAEFPTTS; this is encoded by the coding sequence GTGAAGTCGACGGCACCTGTCGGTGCGCGACGCGGTATCCCGCTGCGTGCGGTCGCACCCAATGCGGTTACGGCGCTGGCATTGTGTTCGGGCCTGACGGCGGTTCGGTTTGCCATTGCCGGTGAATGGGAACGCGCACTGGCTGCGATCATTATTGCGGGCGTTCTCGATGGACTGGATGGGCGGATTGCGCGGCTTTTGAAAGGCGAAAGCCGTTTCGGAGCTGAGCTTGATTCGCTGTCCGATGTAATCGCTTTCGGTGTTGCTCCGGCGCTGGTGACGTTTTTGTGGTCACTGAATGCGGTGCCGCGATATGGCTGGATATTCTCGCTGGCCTATACTGTTTGCGCCGCACTTCGCCTCGCACGCTTTAATGCTGCGATCGATACCGCGGATCAGCCGCATAAATCCGCCGGGTTTTTGACGGGGATACCTGCGCCCGCTGCAGCTGGCCTTGCTCTGCTGCCAATATATTTGTGGCTCGTTACCGAATCGCACTGGTTCCGCGAACCTTATGTCGCGGGTCCATGGCTGGCCTTCGTTGCTTTCCTGATGATTTCGAATCTGGCGACATTTAGCTGGGGATCGCTCCGGCTCCGGCGTCGTATCAGGCTCGAAGCGCTTGCTGGCATCGCAATTCTGTTCGGCGCTTTGTTATCTGCACCATGGCCCACCCTGACGCTCGTCTGTGTTGTCTATCTAGCCCTCATCCCAATGGGGATGAGGAGCTATGCCAAGATCAAGCGGCTGCGCGCCACTGCGGCGATGCAGCAACAGGCTGAATTCCCGACAACGTCCTGA
- the rpsB gene encoding 30S ribosomal protein S2 yields the protein MAAPVVTMHQLLDAGAHFGHQTHRWNPKMKPYIFGDRNGVHILDLSQTVPLMARALDFVSQISAGGGKVLFVGTKRQAQEPIADAARASGQHFVNHRWLGGMLTNWKTISGSIKRFKALEEQLSGDTTGLTKKEVLQLTRERDKFELSLGGIRDMGGIPDVMFVIDANKEELAIKEANTLGIPVVAILDSNVSPDGIAFPIPANDDASRAIRLYCEAIGAASTRNGQQKGIDFGAMVEPPVEPALAAPEAAPVAEAAPAEAAPATV from the coding sequence ATGGCGGCACCAGTCGTCACGATGCACCAGCTGTTAGATGCAGGCGCACATTTTGGACACCAGACACACCGCTGGAACCCAAAGATGAAACCATACATCTTTGGCGACCGCAACGGCGTCCACATTCTCGATCTTTCGCAGACCGTACCTTTGATGGCGCGCGCGCTCGATTTCGTTTCGCAGATTTCTGCGGGCGGCGGCAAGGTTCTGTTCGTTGGCACCAAGCGCCAGGCTCAGGAGCCTATCGCTGACGCTGCTCGTGCTTCGGGCCAGCATTTCGTCAACCATCGCTGGTTGGGCGGCATGCTCACCAACTGGAAGACAATCTCCGGTTCGATCAAGCGCTTCAAGGCGCTGGAAGAGCAGCTTTCCGGCGACACGACGGGCCTTACCAAGAAGGAAGTCCTTCAGCTTACCCGTGAGCGCGACAAGTTCGAGCTTTCGCTCGGCGGCATTCGCGACATGGGCGGCATCCCCGATGTCATGTTCGTGATCGATGCGAACAAGGAAGAACTGGCGATCAAGGAAGCCAACACGCTCGGTATTCCGGTCGTCGCGATCCTCGATTCGAACGTTTCGCCTGACGGTATCGCATTCCCGATCCCAGCCAACGACGATGCAAGCCGGGCAATCCGCCTGTATTGCGAAGCTATCGGCGCTGCTTCGACCCGCAATGGGCAGCAGAAGGGCATTGATTTCGGCGCAATGGTCGAGCCTCCGGTCGAGCCAGCATTGGCTGCACCTGAAGCAGCGCCAGTTGCCGAAGCTGCGCCTGCCGAGGCAGCACCAGCTACCGTCTAA
- the pyrH gene encoding UMP kinase codes for MSRSSYKRILLKLSGEVLMGPGQFGIDSETVARLAQEVKAAKDSGFELCLVIGGGNIFRGIAGAASGMDRTAADYMGMLATVMNALAFQDALEKIGVDTRVQSAIPMATVCEPYIRRRAMRHMEKGRIVIFAAGTGNPFFTTDTASALRAAEMGCDALFKGTSVDGVYNADPKQDPTATRYESLSFNRVLSDNLKVMDAAAVALCRDNHIPIVVFNIREQANLALVLSGQGTATIVGKEDS; via the coding sequence ATGAGCCGCTCCAGCTACAAACGAATATTACTGAAACTGTCGGGCGAAGTCCTGATGGGGCCAGGTCAGTTCGGTATCGATTCCGAAACGGTCGCGCGACTTGCTCAAGAGGTTAAAGCGGCCAAGGATTCGGGCTTTGAGCTGTGCCTTGTCATTGGTGGCGGCAACATCTTTCGCGGAATCGCCGGTGCAGCATCGGGCATGGATCGAACCGCTGCCGACTACATGGGTATGCTGGCGACAGTGATGAACGCGCTGGCATTTCAGGATGCGCTCGAGAAAATCGGTGTCGATACCCGTGTGCAGTCGGCAATTCCGATGGCGACGGTTTGCGAACCCTATATCCGGCGCCGCGCGATGCGGCACATGGAGAAGGGGCGGATCGTTATTTTTGCCGCGGGAACGGGCAATCCATTCTTCACAACCGACACGGCATCCGCATTGCGCGCTGCCGAAATGGGCTGTGATGCTTTGTTCAAGGGGACGAGCGTCGATGGTGTTTACAACGCCGATCCGAAGCAGGATCCGACTGCGACCCGTTATGAATCCTTGAGTTTTAATCGCGTCCTGTCAGACAATCTGAAGGTCATGGATGCGGCAGCTGTCGCGCTGTGCCGCGACAATCATATTCCGATCGTGGTGTTCAATATCCGCGAACAGGCTAATCTAGCGCTCGTATTAAGCGGGCAGGGCACGGCGACAATCGTCGGCAAAGAGGACAGTTAA
- the frr gene encoding ribosome recycling factor, protein MAAYDKADLERRMLGAVESLKGDLGGLRTGRASVNLLDPVTVTVYGANMPLNQIATVSAPEPRMLSVQVWDKGNVGPVDKAIRSAGLGLNPIVDGTNIRLPIPDLTEERRKELAKLAGQYAEKARIAVRNVRRDGMDALKIDEKKSEISEDDRKKRETEVQKMTDSTIADIDSTSAAKEKEILGK, encoded by the coding sequence ATGGCCGCATACGACAAAGCCGATCTGGAACGCCGGATGCTCGGTGCCGTTGAATCGCTAAAGGGCGATCTTGGCGGACTACGCACCGGGCGAGCTTCGGTGAACCTGCTCGATCCCGTCACGGTCACGGTTTACGGCGCGAATATGCCGTTGAACCAGATTGCCACCGTTTCGGCACCGGAGCCCCGGATGCTGTCGGTTCAGGTCTGGGACAAGGGCAATGTCGGCCCCGTCGACAAGGCGATCCGTTCGGCCGGCCTTGGCCTGAACCCGATCGTCGACGGCACGAACATCCGCCTTCCAATTCCCGATTTGACAGAGGAACGTCGCAAGGAGCTGGCTAAGCTAGCCGGTCAATACGCAGAAAAAGCACGTATCGCAGTGCGCAATGTTCGTCGCGACGGTATGGATGCGCTGAAGATAGACGAAAAGAAGAGCGAAATCAGCGAGGACGATCGCAAAAAACGCGAGACCGAAGTGCAAAAGATGACCGACAGCACGATTGCCGATATTGATTCGACGTCGGCTGCCAAGGAAAAGGAAATCCTCGGCAAGTGA
- the uppS gene encoding polyprenyl diphosphate synthase: MDGNGRWAKKRFLPRIAGHRKGIEAVRAVSRGAREQGIDVLTLYAFSSENWRRPAEEISDLMGLLRHFIQTDIDELDESNVRLRVIGDHNAFAPDLVALIDAAVERTSTNSGSTLVIGLNYGSQDEIVRAARKLAGRDPATIDAAALEAELDTGDLPPVDLLIRTSGEQRLSNFMLWQAAYAELLFVDTLWPDFGKAALAEAVATYNLRERRFGGL, encoded by the coding sequence ATGGACGGCAATGGCCGCTGGGCGAAAAAGCGATTTTTGCCACGGATTGCTGGTCATCGCAAAGGCATCGAAGCCGTTCGCGCGGTCAGTAGAGGAGCTCGCGAACAGGGTATCGACGTCCTGACGCTCTATGCGTTTTCATCGGAAAACTGGCGACGCCCGGCAGAGGAAATCAGCGACCTGATGGGTTTGCTTCGCCATTTCATCCAGACCGACATTGACGAGCTGGACGAGAGCAACGTCCGTTTGCGCGTAATCGGCGATCACAATGCGTTTGCGCCCGATCTTGTCGCGTTAATCGATGCGGCGGTTGAACGAACATCGACGAACAGCGGATCGACGCTGGTAATCGGCCTGAATTATGGGTCGCAGGACGAGATCGTTCGTGCAGCGCGTAAATTGGCCGGTCGTGATCCTGCGACGATCGATGCGGCGGCGCTTGAAGCTGAGCTTGATACCGGCGACCTGCCACCGGTCGATCTTCTGATCCGCACGTCGGGCGAACAACGGCTGTCCAACTTCATGCTGTGGCAGGCTGCATATGCCGAACTGCTGTTTGTCGATACGCTGTGGCCCGATTTCGGCAAGGCGGCGCTGGCGGAAGCGGTTGCGACATACAATCTGCGCGAGCGGAGGTTTGGCGGGCTTTGA
- a CDS encoding phosphatidate cytidylyltransferase produces MKSSDLRTRFLSAFAMVVVAFAAFWLGGYVFLAFVGLLAVGLLWEWWGLARRITINPVGRAGWLLAGLIYIGLSCTMFAASYFLGILALLPAIIAVLLVIATDVGAYFVGRTVGGPKLWPRVSPNKTWSGLAGGMIASAIALLLLSTPNSIGRAIYLIVFGFLVAIIAQAGDLFESRMKRMAGVKDSGRLLPGHGGLFDRLDGLLAVQFVQALLMLVATGAVLR; encoded by the coding sequence GTGAAGAGCTCCGATCTTCGGACGCGTTTTCTTTCGGCATTTGCAATGGTCGTCGTGGCTTTTGCGGCGTTCTGGCTGGGCGGCTATGTGTTCCTGGCGTTCGTCGGACTGCTCGCCGTGGGCCTATTGTGGGAATGGTGGGGTCTTGCTCGGCGTATCACGATAAACCCTGTCGGAAGGGCAGGCTGGCTGCTCGCCGGACTGATCTATATCGGCCTGTCATGCACGATGTTTGCTGCTTCTTACTTCCTCGGCATCCTCGCGCTGCTCCCGGCCATAATCGCAGTACTCCTTGTCATAGCGACTGACGTAGGCGCGTACTTCGTCGGGCGGACAGTCGGCGGCCCAAAGCTCTGGCCCAGGGTCAGCCCCAACAAAACGTGGTCGGGCCTCGCGGGTGGCATGATCGCTTCCGCAATCGCGTTACTACTGTTGTCCACACCGAATTCGATTGGCCGCGCAATATATCTGATCGTTTTCGGATTTCTGGTGGCGATCATCGCGCAAGCGGGTGACTTATTTGAAAGCAGAATGAAACGAATGGCTGGGGTAAAGGATTCGGGGCGCCTATTGCCTGGTCATGGCGGGCTGTTCGACCGGCTCGACGGACTGCTCGCGGTTCAGTTCGTTCAGGCGCTGCTGATGCTGGTCGCCACCGGGGCGGTGCTGCGATGA